From the genome of Mixophyes fleayi isolate aMixFle1 chromosome 2, aMixFle1.hap1, whole genome shotgun sequence, one region includes:
- the B3GALT5 gene encoding beta-1,3-galactosyltransferase 5, which produces MPRRKVIFAATLLFSCLTMLLLTLHNYNLCYFCFSNYDHYISYKLDYDKKMFMELPDVDCRQTPPFLVLLVTTTHEQKVARMAVRQTWGKERLIKGKKVVTYFLLGAKQSGKEEGRLTDEIITYKDIIQRNFIDSYYNLTLKTLLGIDWITHHCPQASYVMKTDVDMFVNIFYLVELLLLKNQTSNFFTGFLKVDESPIRNILSKWYVSKNEYAGEKYPPFCSGTGYVFSGDVARKIYNISATVQFLKLEDVYIGMCLDRLKIPLQELHTEPTFFPLKPSFSICKYRKIVTSHEVQPQEIRLYWEALRNSRDEQC; this is translated from the coding sequence atgCCCCGGAGAAAGGTGATCTTTGCTGCCACGCTGCTGTTCTCCTGTTTGACCATGTTGTTGCTCACCCTTCACAACTACAATTTGTGCTACTTTTGTTTCAGCAACTATGACCATTATATTTCCTATAAATTAGACTACGATAAGAAAATGTTCATGGAGCTGCCTGACGTGGACTGTAGACAGACTCCCCCATTCCTGGTGTTACTAGTGACCACGACGCATGAACAGAAAGTTGCACGAATGGCTGTTCGGCAAACATGGGGGAAGGAAAGATTGATCAAAGGTAAAAAAGTGGTAACGTATTTTCTTCTGGGTGCCAAGCAAAGTGGAAAAGAAGAGGGCAGGCTGACAGATGAAATTATCACCTACAAGGACATTATTCAAAGAAATTTCATCGACTCATATTACAACTTGACCCTTAAAACATTACTGGGCATCGACTGGATTACTCACCATTGCCCTCAGGCCAGCTACGTTATGAAGACCGACGTAGACatgtttgttaatatattttatcttGTTGAACTgcttttgttgaaaaatcaaacTTCTAATTTCTTCACGGGGTTCCTAAAGGTGGACGAAAGTCCTATACGGAACATATTGAGCAAGTGGTATGTAAGCAAAAATGAGTATGCAGGGGAGAAGTACCCTCCGTTTTGTTCGGGTACAGGCTATGTTTTCTCTGGGGACGTTGCCCGAAAGATATACAATATTTCTGCCACTGTACAGTTCTTAAAACTAGAGGATGTTTATATCGGGATGTGCCTGGACAGACTAAAAATTCCCTTACAGGAACTTCACACCGAGCcaacattttttcctttaaaacctTCATTTTCCATCTGTAAATACCGCAAGATTGTAACGTCGCACGAGGTGCAGCCCCAAGAAATTCGGCTTTATTGGGAGGCTTTAAGGAACTCACGAGACGAACAGTGTTGA